The window AATCCTGTTTTACGTGAAGGAAACTCGGATCGTAGAGCACCAAAAGCAGTTAAGAATTACGCTAAAAAGAATCCACATAGAATGGGCGCTTGGTCTGCAGATTCTAAAACACATGTTGCTACAATGTCTCATGGCGATTTTGCGCATAATGAAAAATCTGTAACCTTAACTGATGCCACAGATGTAAAAATTGTACATACAGATGCAAACGGAACGCAAACAGTTTTAAAAGCAAGTACACCTCTTTTAGCCGGAGAAATTATTGATGCTTCTGTAATGAATAAAAAAGCGCTATTAGAATTTTTAGATGCTCAAATTGAAGATGCAAATAAAACTGGCGTATTGTTTTCTTTACACATGAAAGCAACAATGATGAAAGTTTCTGATCCAATTATTTTTGGACACGCTGTAAGAACATTCTTTAAAGATGTATTTGCAAAGCACGGAGAAACTTTCGAAAAAATTGGTGTTGACGTAAACAATGGTTTTGGTAACCTATTAAGTAATCTTGACGAAGTCTCTGAAGAAAAGAGAAAAGAAATCTTAGCTGACATCCAAACGGTTTATGACAATAATCCAGATGTGGCAATGGTAAATTCTGATAAAGGAATTACTAATTTACACGTTCCTTCAGATGTAATTATTGATGCTTCTATGCCTGCAATGATTAGAACTTCTGGTCAAATGTGGAATAAAGATGGAAATCAGCAAGACACAAAAGCCGTAATTCCAGACAGTTCTTATGCAAACTTATATGAAGCAACTATTGCTTTTTGTAAGAAAAATGGTGCTTTTGATCCTACAACAATGGGTACAGTTCCTAATGTTGGTTTAATGGCTCAAAAAGCTGAAGAATACGGTTCTCATGATAAAACTTTTGAAATTTCTTCTGAAGGTAAAGTTGAAGTTTTAGATGCAAATAACACTGTTTTACTTTCTCATAATGTAGCACAAGGAGATATCTGGAGAATGTGTCAAACAAAAGATGCACCAATTAAAGACTGGGTAAAATTAGCGGTAACTAGAGCAAGAGCTTCTCAAACTCCAGCAGTTTTTTGGTTAGATGAAAACAGAGCACATGATGCAGAAATTATCAAAAAAGTAAACAAATACTTACCAAATCACGATACAACTGGTTTAGAAATTAAAATTTTAGATGTTGCAAAAGCAACTACCTATACTTTAGAAAGAGTTAAAGAAGGTAAAGACACAATTTCTGTTTCAGGAAACGTTTTACGTGATTATTTAACAGACCTTTTCCCAATTTTAGAATTAGGAACATCTGCAAAAATGTTATCTATTGTACCATTAATGAATGGTGGTGGATTATTTGAAACTGGTGCTGGAGGATCTGCTCCAAAACACGTGCAACAATTTGTAGAAGAAAACCACTTACGTTGGGATTCTTTAGGAGAATTCTTAGCATTAGCGGTTTCTTTAGAACATTTAGGTACTTCTAATAACAATGCAAAAGCATTAGTTTTAGCAGAAACCTTAGATGATGCAACTGATAAATTGTTAGAAAACAAAAAAGGACCATCAAGAAAAGCTGGTGAAATAGACAACAGAGGTTCTCATTTTTACATAGCAATGTATTGGGCACAAGAATTAGCAAATCAAGATAAAGACGCTGAGTTAAAAGCACAGTTCTCTTCAGTTGCTAAAGACTTAAAAGAACAAGAAGCTGCAATTATTTCTGGGTTAAATGAAATTCAAGGAAAATCTTTAAACATTGGAGGTTATTACGAGCCAAATGATTCTTTAGCAGATTCTGCAATGAGACCAAATACTATTTTAAACAGTATATTAGAAAAAATATAATTCAAACAGATTTTACTAAGAAAAAGCAGACTTTTAAGTCTGCTTTTTTTATTTTTGAAAATATGAGTTTTACCAAAACAACAGAACAAGCATCAAAATATAATCA of the Tenacibaculum todarodis genome contains:
- a CDS encoding NADP-dependent isocitrate dehydrogenase, which codes for MSTTAKIMYTKTDEAPALATRSFLPIVKAFTKSSNIEIVTKDISLAARILATFSSYLKEDQKVEDALAFLGELAKKPEANIIKLPNISASVPQLKAAISELQALGYSLPNYPEEVNTDEEKAVLALYNKVKGSAVNPVLREGNSDRRAPKAVKNYAKKNPHRMGAWSADSKTHVATMSHGDFAHNEKSVTLTDATDVKIVHTDANGTQTVLKASTPLLAGEIIDASVMNKKALLEFLDAQIEDANKTGVLFSLHMKATMMKVSDPIIFGHAVRTFFKDVFAKHGETFEKIGVDVNNGFGNLLSNLDEVSEEKRKEILADIQTVYDNNPDVAMVNSDKGITNLHVPSDVIIDASMPAMIRTSGQMWNKDGNQQDTKAVIPDSSYANLYEATIAFCKKNGAFDPTTMGTVPNVGLMAQKAEEYGSHDKTFEISSEGKVEVLDANNTVLLSHNVAQGDIWRMCQTKDAPIKDWVKLAVTRARASQTPAVFWLDENRAHDAEIIKKVNKYLPNHDTTGLEIKILDVAKATTYTLERVKEGKDTISVSGNVLRDYLTDLFPILELGTSAKMLSIVPLMNGGGLFETGAGGSAPKHVQQFVEENHLRWDSLGEFLALAVSLEHLGTSNNNAKALVLAETLDDATDKLLENKKGPSRKAGEIDNRGSHFYIAMYWAQELANQDKDAELKAQFSSVAKDLKEQEAAIISGLNEIQGKSLNIGGYYEPNDSLADSAMRPNTILNSILEKI